The Anopheles merus strain MAF chromosome 2L, AmerM5.1, whole genome shotgun sequence genome has a segment encoding these proteins:
- the LOC121591653 gene encoding cuticle protein 19-like, whose amino-acid sequence MMKITIATLALLTVAVAAYEHEDYHSHPSYKFEYGVKDPHTGDHKSQWEHRDGDVVKGQYTLVEADGTKRVVEYSSDKHNGFQAHVKRVGHADHPAVYGHHEAGHSYSHGHGHGHASSYANGNLYQQHH is encoded by the coding sequence ATGATGAAGATCACGATCGCCACCCTTGCCCTGCTGACCGTCGCCGTTGCTGCTTACGAACATGAGGACTATCATTCGCATCCCAGCTACAAGTTCGAGTATGGCGTAAAGGATCCTCACACCGGAGACCACAAGAGCCAGTGGGAACATCGGGACGGAGATGTCGTCAAGGGACAGTACACTCTGGTTGAAGCCGATGGAACCAAGCGAGTGGTTGAGTACTCGTCCGACAAGCACAACGGCTTCCAGGCTCATGTCAAGCGAGTGGGTCACGCTGACCATCCGGCCGTCTATGGACACCATGAGGCTGGACACTCATACAGTCATGGACATGGTCATGGACATGCCAGCAGCTACGCCAACGGCAACCTGTACCAGCAGCATCACTAA